In a single window of the Planctomycetia bacterium genome:
- a CDS encoding ankyrin repeat domain-containing protein: protein MAASATAAFDLVKTGDIDGLRSLLASDASQASARNAQGLSLLMFARYQFKLDAVEAILAAGASLDLFEAAALGIVDRLRSLLDADAAAANSFSPDGMTPLGLACFFGQPEAARLLLSRGADVNTASRNPMKVAPIHAAVAGKNAEVIDLILSSGADVNAKQQQGWTAIHSAAMHGDLALLEKLLARGADPMVMNDDGKSPLDLAIEKGQTGIVELLRT from the coding sequence ATGGCGGCTTCTGCAACCGCGGCATTCGATTTGGTCAAGACGGGCGATATCGACGGCCTTAGGTCGCTGCTGGCATCCGATGCCTCGCAGGCCTCGGCGCGAAACGCGCAAGGGCTCTCGCTGCTGATGTTTGCACGATACCAATTCAAGCTCGACGCGGTCGAGGCGATCCTCGCCGCGGGGGCATCGCTCGATCTCTTCGAGGCGGCGGCGCTGGGGATAGTCGATCGGCTGCGATCTCTTCTCGATGCCGACGCGGCGGCGGCCAATTCATTTTCACCTGACGGAATGACCCCGCTGGGGCTGGCGTGCTTCTTTGGTCAGCCGGAGGCGGCGCGGCTGCTCCTGTCGCGCGGGGCCGATGTCAACACGGCGTCACGCAACCCGATGAAGGTCGCCCCGATCCACGCCGCCGTCGCGGGCAAGAACGCCGAAGTGATCGACCTGATTCTCTCCAGCGGTGCCGACGTGAACGCAAAACAACAGCAAGGCTGGACGGCCATCCACTCCGCCGCCATGCACGGCGACCTCGCGCTACTGGAAAAGCTCCTCGCCCGCGGCGCGGACCCGATGGTGATGAACGACGACGGCAAGTCCCCGCTCGATCTTGCTATAGAGAAGGG